A portion of the Burkholderia sp. GAS332 genome contains these proteins:
- a CDS encoding amino acid ABC transporter membrane protein 1, PAAT family, with protein sequence MNSWAWVAYLGMDPDGWGVALLQGAIVTLEISIGAFVVGIALGLAGAFAKLSGVRALERIAQGYTTVCRAVPELLLILLLYYAGTDAINLLMTAVGIGPVNVNGFAAAVIVLGIVQGAYAAEIIRGAIIAIPYGQIEAGRVFGARPALVFRRVILPAMAPYALAGFANLWLILVKDSALISVVGYNELLYTAKQAAGSTREYLRYYLMVAAVYFVITSLSGLLFREIERRFGRWMPNS encoded by the coding sequence ATGAATTCATGGGCTTGGGTAGCGTACCTGGGGATGGACCCGGACGGTTGGGGCGTAGCGCTGCTACAGGGCGCCATCGTGACGCTGGAAATCTCGATTGGCGCCTTCGTGGTCGGCATCGCCCTTGGACTGGCCGGTGCATTCGCCAAGCTCTCCGGGGTGCGCGCACTCGAGCGAATCGCGCAAGGCTACACCACGGTGTGCCGCGCGGTTCCGGAACTGCTGCTGATCCTGCTGCTCTACTACGCCGGCACCGACGCCATCAATCTGCTGATGACGGCGGTGGGTATCGGGCCGGTCAACGTCAATGGCTTCGCGGCAGCGGTCATCGTGCTGGGCATCGTGCAGGGCGCGTATGCGGCCGAAATCATCCGCGGCGCGATCATTGCTATTCCGTATGGCCAGATCGAAGCGGGCAGGGTGTTTGGCGCACGGCCGGCGCTGGTGTTCCGGCGCGTCATTCTGCCGGCGATGGCGCCTTACGCGCTCGCGGGATTCGCCAACCTGTGGCTGATCCTCGTCAAGGATAGCGCGCTCATCAGTGTGGTGGGCTACAACGAATTGCTCTACACCGCCAAGCAGGCGGCGGGCTCGACGCGTGAATATCTCCGCTACTACCTGATGGTGGCGGCGGTTTATTTCGTCATCACGTCGCTATCTGGTCTGCTCTTTCGTGAGATCGAGCGTCGCTTCGGCCGCTGGATGCCGAATTCCTGA
- a CDS encoding amino acid ABC transporter substrate-binding protein, PAAT family — MKKILHNLVYMASATLALLTLAVPAGAAQDALRFGVAAEPYPPFTMKSPTGQWTGFEADLIRALCVQMKATCEIKEMAWDGIIPALQSDKIDVIFNSMSITPEREKVIAFSRPYYETPGAFVAPKNVNMTFSPEGLKGKIIGVQGSTANAEFIKNSYGKTATVRLYNTQDDCNADLVAGRIDAMYLDQLGVIDFLKTKDGAALELKGPGSVRMDPAVYGSGVGAGLRKSDTALKQRIDQALTQLHDSGKYAEISKKYFPIDLWPH, encoded by the coding sequence ATGAAAAAAATATTGCACAATCTGGTTTACATGGCAAGTGCCACCCTCGCGTTGCTCACGTTAGCGGTGCCCGCCGGCGCCGCACAGGATGCCTTGCGTTTCGGCGTGGCCGCTGAACCCTACCCGCCGTTTACGATGAAGTCGCCGACAGGTCAATGGACCGGTTTTGAAGCCGATCTGATCCGCGCACTGTGCGTCCAGATGAAAGCCACGTGTGAGATCAAGGAAATGGCATGGGACGGCATCATCCCCGCGCTGCAAAGCGACAAGATCGACGTGATCTTCAATTCGATGTCGATCACGCCGGAGCGTGAGAAGGTGATCGCGTTCTCGCGTCCTTACTATGAAACGCCCGGTGCCTTTGTGGCGCCGAAGAACGTGAACATGACCTTCTCGCCTGAAGGCCTGAAGGGCAAGATCATCGGCGTGCAGGGTTCCACTGCGAACGCCGAGTTCATCAAGAACAGCTATGGCAAGACAGCGACTGTGCGCCTGTACAACACCCAGGATGATTGCAATGCGGATCTCGTGGCCGGTCGCATTGACGCGATGTACCTCGATCAGCTGGGCGTCATCGATTTCCTCAAGACGAAGGACGGCGCAGCGCTCGAACTGAAGGGGCCGGGCAGCGTCAGGATGGACCCGGCCGTCTACGGCTCCGGCGTGGGTGCGGGTCTGCGCAAGAGCGACACCGCGCTCAAACAGCGTATCGACCAGGCGCTGACGCAATTGCACGATTCGGGTAAGTACGCGGAGATCTCGAAGAAGTACTTCCCGATCGATCTCTGGCCGCACTGA
- a CDS encoding amino acid ABC transporter membrane protein 2, PAAT family has protein sequence MDLSVLSSYASLLLLGVVTTLKLLVISGVFGFLLAIAVAFARISHNVLIARLSKGFTEVIRGTPLLVQIYIIYYGLGSLFASWPSLRESFLWPFLRDGFWYVALALVISVGAYVGEVIRAGLRGVPKGEIEAARAMGMRPRLVIRRVWLPRAIQILLPTLAGETVMLLKSTALASTVAVMDVLGAANYIRAQTLRTYEPLLAIAIIYVVLAFVIEKAFGYLEHRVPVRSSR, from the coding sequence ATGGATTTGAGTGTGTTGTCGTCGTATGCGTCGTTGCTCCTGCTGGGTGTGGTCACGACGCTCAAGCTGCTGGTGATTTCTGGCGTATTCGGTTTTCTGCTCGCCATCGCTGTGGCGTTCGCGCGGATTTCGCATAACGTGCTGATTGCGCGTCTGAGCAAAGGCTTTACCGAGGTGATTCGCGGTACGCCGCTGCTCGTGCAGATCTACATCATTTACTACGGGCTCGGCTCGCTCTTTGCCAGCTGGCCGTCGCTGCGTGAGAGCTTCCTGTGGCCGTTTCTGCGCGACGGCTTCTGGTATGTCGCGCTCGCGCTCGTGATCAGCGTGGGCGCGTATGTCGGCGAAGTGATCCGCGCCGGACTGCGCGGTGTGCCGAAAGGCGAAATAGAAGCTGCGCGCGCCATGGGGATGCGTCCTCGTCTTGTGATCCGTCGGGTCTGGCTGCCGCGCGCGATCCAGATTCTGTTGCCGACCCTCGCGGGTGAAACGGTCATGCTGCTGAAATCGACGGCGCTGGCGTCGACCGTCGCGGTCATGGATGTGTTGGGGGCCGCGAACTATATTCGCGCGCAAACCCTGCGCACCTACGAGCCCTTGCTCGCGATCGCAATCATCTATGTCGTGCTCGCCTTTGTCATTGAAAAGGCGTTTGGCTATCTGGAACATCGCGTGCCGGTCCGTTCGTCACGCTGA
- a CDS encoding L-aspartate aminotransferase apoenzyme, whose protein sequence is MKYSNLVERLQGKRTSAWEIHYAAQKALAQGEDVILLSVGDPDFATPDVIVERAVTALRSGDTHYSEVAGRAALRTAIAQEHTRATGHAVAAENVIVVAGTQNGLFAASLCLCEAGDEVIVPEPMYLTYEASVRASGATLVPVPVDPARGFHIDCDALEAAITPRTKAIFFATPCNPTGVVMPRADLERIARLACQHDLWVLADEVYGDLTFERDHVSIASLAGMAGRTVTISSLSKSHAMPGWRIGWVIGPAPLVEHLERLALCMLYGLPGFIQQAALTALEHKPQIVADMRELYRRRRDVVYNRLREVPGLRCLLPEAGMFMMVDVTGTGLNAFEFTWQLFRAQGVALLDASAFGDTANGFVRFGFVVDEARLVEACERISTFVQGLDIGASAVASAGASTDEPVRCT, encoded by the coding sequence ATGAAGTATTCAAATCTGGTGGAACGCCTGCAAGGTAAGCGGACCTCGGCCTGGGAGATTCACTACGCCGCACAGAAGGCGCTTGCCCAAGGCGAGGACGTCATTCTGCTGAGCGTAGGGGATCCTGATTTTGCGACCCCGGATGTCATCGTCGAGCGCGCGGTCACGGCATTGCGCAGCGGCGATACGCATTACAGCGAGGTGGCGGGCCGTGCTGCGTTGCGCACGGCGATCGCACAGGAACATACCCGCGCGACGGGCCATGCTGTCGCCGCAGAGAATGTGATTGTGGTGGCGGGTACGCAAAATGGATTGTTCGCCGCATCGCTCTGCCTGTGCGAGGCAGGCGACGAAGTGATCGTGCCGGAGCCGATGTATCTGACCTACGAGGCCAGCGTGCGCGCATCGGGCGCGACCCTCGTGCCTGTGCCAGTTGATCCGGCACGCGGCTTTCATATCGATTGCGACGCGCTTGAAGCGGCCATCACGCCGCGCACCAAGGCGATTTTCTTCGCCACGCCTTGCAATCCGACCGGCGTCGTGATGCCCCGGGCCGATCTCGAACGGATTGCACGCCTCGCCTGCCAGCACGATCTGTGGGTGCTCGCCGACGAGGTTTACGGAGACCTGACCTTCGAGCGCGATCACGTGAGCATTGCATCCCTCGCCGGCATGGCCGGGCGCACGGTGACGATAAGCAGTTTGTCGAAGTCCCACGCGATGCCCGGCTGGCGGATAGGCTGGGTGATTGGGCCGGCGCCGCTTGTCGAACATCTTGAGCGCTTGGCGCTATGCATGCTCTATGGTTTGCCGGGTTTTATCCAGCAGGCGGCGCTGACCGCGCTGGAGCACAAACCGCAGATCGTCGCCGATATGCGCGAGCTTTACAGGCGTCGGCGTGATGTGGTCTATAACCGTTTGCGTGAGGTGCCGGGCTTGCGTTGTCTGTTGCCAGAAGCCGGCATGTTCATGATGGTGGACGTGACGGGCACGGGTCTCAACGCGTTCGAGTTCACATGGCAGCTATTTCGCGCGCAAGGCGTGGCGTTGCTCGATGCCAGTGCGTTTGGCGATACGGCAAACGGTTTCGTGCGCTTCGGCTTCGTCGTCGATGAGGCGCGGTTGGTGGAGGCGTGTGAGCGCATCAGCACGTTTGTCCAGGGTCTGGATATCGGTGCATCAGCGGTTGCATCAGCGGGTGCATCAACCGATGAACCGGTGCGGTGCACCTGA